The following proteins are encoded in a genomic region of Opitutus sp.:
- a CDS encoding ribonuclease H-like domain-containing protein, protein MSTYIFDIETGPRSRAELAECVPHFEAPANWKDPEKIRAYVAEKEAEWFQSGALSALTGRVLAIGYTNEATGEIGFFASNNEAADIGAFWQLIAPTGYLQAELIGFNSNRFDLPFLIRRSWHLRVPVPTELVSGRFLPSHCRDLLDCWRCGNREDSVSLDRLAQFLGVGRKTGHGADFAAQWATDPAGALDYLANDLRLTRRCAVALGLLAQSSASQPSL, encoded by the coding sequence ATGAGCACCTATATTTTCGACATCGAAACCGGCCCGCGTTCCCGCGCCGAACTCGCCGAGTGCGTGCCGCACTTTGAGGCCCCGGCCAACTGGAAGGACCCCGAAAAGATCCGCGCCTACGTCGCCGAAAAGGAGGCCGAGTGGTTCCAGTCCGGGGCCCTCTCCGCGCTCACCGGTCGGGTGCTCGCGATCGGCTACACCAACGAGGCGACCGGAGAAATCGGCTTCTTTGCCTCCAATAATGAGGCCGCTGATATCGGTGCCTTTTGGCAACTGATCGCCCCCACCGGTTACCTGCAGGCCGAGCTGATCGGGTTTAACAGCAACCGCTTCGACCTGCCGTTTTTGATCCGCCGCTCCTGGCATCTCCGCGTGCCGGTGCCGACCGAACTCGTTTCCGGCCGGTTTCTGCCCTCCCATTGCCGCGACCTGCTCGACTGCTGGCGATGCGGCAACCGCGAGGACTCCGTCTCGCTCGACCGCCTAGCTCAGTTCCTCGGCGTCGGCCGCAAGACAGGTCACGGCGCGGACTTCGCCGCCCAGTGGGCGACCGACCCCGCCGGTGCCCTCGACTACCTCGCCAACGACCTCCGCCTCACCCGCCGCTGCGCCGTCGCGCTCGGCCTCCTCGCTCAATCCTCCGCCTCCCAACCCTCCCTTTAA
- a CDS encoding DUF669 domain-containing protein: MKYTASADAPKSYHVPAGDYTVAIVEATETVSRATGADMIKLTLLAETPDGASAKVFDYLVASASSAWKIDAFRRALGHEIDPEELVELTAEELIGLTLRVRLKVENYNGKANNKVEFWLAPLLPTVPAASANAAKKEGAANEPF; this comes from the coding sequence ATGAAATACACTGCTTCCGCCGACGCCCCCAAATCCTACCACGTACCCGCCGGTGACTATACGGTCGCCATCGTCGAGGCCACCGAAACCGTTTCGCGCGCCACCGGCGCGGATATGATCAAGCTCACACTCCTAGCTGAAACGCCCGACGGAGCCAGCGCGAAGGTTTTCGATTACCTGGTCGCATCCGCCTCCTCCGCCTGGAAAATCGACGCCTTCCGCCGGGCGCTAGGCCATGAAATTGATCCTGAAGAATTAGTTGAACTCACAGCCGAAGAGCTGATCGGCCTCACCCTGCGCGTCCGCCTCAAAGTCGAGAACTACAACGGCAAGGCTAACAATAAAGTGGAATTCTGGCTCGCCCCGCTTCTGCCCACCGTTCCGGCCGCCTCCGCCAACGCCGCCAAAAAGGAAGGAGCCGCCAATGAGCCGTTTTAA
- a CDS encoding DEAD/DEAH box helicase, producing the protein MSRFNLRPYQTACVEAVLSKFRQHGKLLAVLPTAAGKTVIFSHTAEKFAPGRTLILAHREELLSQAADKLTRATGIVAETECGTRQASLNAQVVVASVQTLMGEKRLSRWPRDHFNLVVVDEAHHALAESYQRVLRHFDGHAKVLGVTATPDRGDKKNLGTYFEDIAFEVGLHELIEQGYLTRISVLTLPVEINLTEVRTLAGDYNDADLGIAIEPLLRGIVTALRESIGTRKTLVFLPLIRTSQLFVELCQEAGFTAAHIDGQGEDRAELLARFAAGDFQILSNSMLLTEGFDEPSIECVICLRPTKVRALYAQIIGRGTRLHPGKENLLVLDFLWMTGRHSIVRPAHLVASTPEIADAMIAQSVEAAVGKELDLLKAEIDAKSQREASLATELAANAKRAARQIDPVEFALSLHELDLAEYAPTMAWHHQPPSFKQLSLLERNGLDPAAIRDKGHAAAIIDRILARRNLGLATPKQVACLRRNGHPRPDLVTFADAGVWMTDRFKNQPTRRAA; encoded by the coding sequence ATGAGCCGTTTTAACCTCCGCCCCTACCAAACGGCCTGCGTCGAGGCCGTACTCAGCAAGTTCCGCCAGCACGGTAAACTGCTGGCCGTCCTCCCCACCGCCGCCGGTAAAACCGTGATCTTTTCCCACACGGCAGAAAAGTTCGCGCCCGGCCGCACCCTGATCCTCGCCCACCGCGAGGAATTACTCAGCCAAGCGGCGGACAAGCTCACCCGCGCCACTGGCATCGTCGCCGAAACCGAATGCGGCACCCGCCAAGCCAGCCTCAACGCCCAGGTGGTGGTCGCCTCGGTGCAAACCCTGATGGGCGAAAAGCGTCTCAGCCGTTGGCCCCGCGACCATTTTAATTTGGTCGTGGTCGACGAGGCGCACCATGCCCTCGCCGAGAGTTACCAGCGGGTACTCCGGCACTTTGACGGTCACGCCAAAGTGCTGGGCGTGACCGCCACGCCCGACCGCGGTGACAAGAAAAACCTCGGCACCTACTTCGAGGACATCGCCTTCGAGGTCGGTCTGCACGAGCTGATAGAACAAGGATACCTCACGCGTATTTCGGTGCTCACGCTGCCGGTGGAGATCAACCTGACCGAAGTGCGCACCTTGGCCGGTGACTACAACGACGCCGACCTGGGTATCGCCATCGAGCCGCTATTACGCGGCATCGTCACCGCCCTGCGCGAGTCGATCGGCACCCGAAAAACCCTCGTCTTCCTGCCACTGATCCGCACTTCCCAGTTGTTCGTCGAACTTTGCCAAGAGGCCGGTTTCACCGCCGCCCACATCGACGGTCAAGGCGAGGATAGAGCCGAGCTGCTGGCCCGTTTTGCCGCCGGTGATTTCCAGATACTGAGCAATTCGATGCTACTCACCGAGGGTTTTGACGAGCCCTCAATCGAGTGTGTGATTTGCCTCCGCCCGACCAAGGTCCGCGCCCTCTACGCGCAGATCATTGGTCGCGGCACGCGGCTTCACCCAGGCAAGGAAAACCTGCTGGTGTTGGACTTCCTCTGGATGACCGGCCGCCACTCCATTGTGCGGCCTGCTCATCTGGTGGCATCCACGCCAGAGATCGCCGATGCCATGATTGCCCAGTCCGTCGAAGCGGCTGTCGGTAAGGAGCTCGACTTACTAAAGGCGGAAATCGACGCCAAGTCCCAGCGCGAAGCCTCGCTTGCCACCGAGCTGGCTGCCAACGCCAAGCGGGCGGCGCGCCAGATCGATCCGGTCGAATTCGCGCTCTCTCTGCACGAACTCGACTTGGCCGAGTACGCCCCGACCATGGCGTGGCACCACCAGCCGCCCTCGTTCAAGCAGCTCAGCCTACTCGAACGCAACGGCCTCGATCCGGCCGCCATCCGGGATAAAGGTCACGCGGCGGCGATTATCGACCGCATCCTCGCCCGGCGTAACCTTGGTTTGGCTACGCCCAAGCAAGTCGCCTGCCTGCGCCGCAACGGTCATCCCCGCCCTGATCTTGTCACGTTCGCCGACGCCGGTGTGTGGATGACGGATCGGTTCAAAAACCAGCCAACCCGGAGGGCTGCATAA
- a CDS encoding AAA family ATPase has translation MSLRYTSPSASAGPLDLIERARRYLAKIPPAVSGQHGHDQTFAVACTLVQGFGLAVADAAPLFAEYNARCSPPWSEPDLTHKLTDADRAASPTEGRGHLARSTGPSSPMSHHSPNPTNGHLSLGIGHSEGEAFEVFLRACFEPADVLSIAPGTLHPEAERAIPENGGVNILTRDAWIERASSRGGIAHVFSGHHGLFIRINPVRHGAEGTDEDVTALRHVLVESDVISKPEQERQLRASGLPIAALIDSAGNSVHAWVRIDAKNREEYHARREKVWASLPGFQIDKANKNPSRFSRCPGGLRNEGVQRLLAVNLGASSFSAWEAQHVDARDIVTGNTFCAENEPDPPQLIEGILFQGAKMIIAGPSKSRKTWNLTDLAISVSLGRPWCGFQTRAASVLYVNLEIAKFSYRKRIRLVCAGREFMPDDLSRFHIWNRRGKDNEITELSTRLRQQVARVGAELIIIDPIYKTYGDREENSNTEMAQVLNELEKLAHDTHTAVLIAAHFPKGNLTGRDAIDRVAGASVFGRDPDALLIMSPHEQPEAFTITPILRDLPPQPEFVIQWTTHHFERIAADPKAIQGRDNKPASARRETSFIPGSHRAMFSSMPPLANSANPEESAVIAYISAKLTAAGKDPTKAVSVFHTIRHPDRGMLIFDRASKTWKGVNYVAAE, from the coding sequence ATGTCCCTGCGCTACACCTCGCCCTCCGCCAGCGCCGGGCCGCTCGACCTGATCGAGCGCGCCCGGCGTTATCTCGCCAAAATACCGCCCGCCGTTTCGGGCCAGCATGGCCACGACCAGACCTTCGCCGTTGCCTGCACATTGGTGCAGGGCTTCGGCCTGGCGGTGGCCGACGCCGCCCCGCTTTTTGCCGAGTACAACGCCCGTTGCTCGCCCCCGTGGTCCGAGCCTGACCTCACCCACAAACTGACCGACGCCGACCGCGCCGCATCACCCACCGAAGGCCGCGGCCACCTCGCCCGCTCCACCGGCCCCTCATCCCCCATGTCCCATCATTCTCCCAATCCTACCAATGGTCATTTGTCATTGGGCATTGGTCATTCCGAAGGCGAAGCCTTCGAGGTCTTCCTCCGCGCCTGTTTCGAGCCGGCCGATGTCTTGTCCATCGCCCCTGGCACGCTTCACCCCGAAGCCGAGCGCGCCATCCCTGAAAACGGTGGCGTCAACATCCTCACCCGTGACGCCTGGATCGAACGCGCCTCTTCACGCGGAGGCATCGCCCACGTGTTCAGTGGGCATCATGGTCTGTTCATCCGCATCAACCCGGTGCGCCACGGAGCCGAGGGCACCGACGAAGATGTAACCGCCCTGCGTCACGTGCTGGTTGAAAGCGACGTGATCTCCAAGCCCGAGCAGGAACGCCAGCTCCGCGCCTCCGGTCTGCCCATCGCTGCGCTGATCGACTCAGCCGGTAACTCGGTGCACGCGTGGGTGCGGATTGACGCGAAGAACCGCGAAGAATACCACGCCCGCCGCGAGAAAGTCTGGGCATCCTTGCCCGGCTTCCAGATCGACAAGGCCAATAAAAACCCGTCGCGCTTTTCCCGTTGCCCCGGCGGCCTGCGCAATGAGGGCGTGCAACGCCTCCTCGCCGTGAATCTCGGGGCCTCCTCGTTCTCTGCGTGGGAAGCCCAGCATGTAGACGCCCGCGACATTGTCACCGGTAACACGTTCTGCGCTGAGAACGAACCGGATCCACCCCAGCTCATCGAAGGCATCCTGTTTCAAGGCGCGAAGATGATCATCGCCGGACCGTCCAAGAGCCGGAAGACCTGGAATCTAACTGACCTCGCCATCTCGGTTTCTTTGGGGCGTCCATGGTGCGGCTTTCAAACCCGTGCCGCCTCCGTCCTCTACGTGAACCTGGAGATTGCCAAATTCAGCTACCGGAAGCGCATCCGCCTAGTCTGTGCCGGTCGCGAGTTCATGCCCGATGACCTGTCTCGCTTCCACATCTGGAATCGGCGCGGCAAGGACAACGAAATCACTGAACTTTCTACCCGACTTCGCCAGCAGGTCGCGCGAGTCGGAGCCGAACTCATCATCATCGACCCAATCTATAAGACCTACGGGGACCGTGAGGAGAATTCAAATACCGAGATGGCGCAGGTCTTGAACGAGCTCGAAAAGTTGGCCCACGACACCCATACAGCGGTTCTGATCGCGGCCCATTTCCCCAAGGGTAACCTCACCGGACGCGACGCCATCGACCGCGTTGCCGGTGCATCAGTCTTCGGCCGTGATCCAGACGCCTTACTGATCATGTCACCCCATGAACAGCCGGAGGCGTTCACCATCACACCGATCCTGCGCGACCTACCCCCGCAACCCGAGTTCGTGATCCAGTGGACCACCCATCACTTCGAGCGTATCGCCGCCGACCCGAAGGCGATTCAGGGGCGCGACAACAAACCTGCCTCCGCCCGTCGTGAGACTAGTTTCATACCCGGCAGCCACCGCGCCATGTTCTCCAGCATGCCACCGCTGGCCAACTCGGCAAACCCCGAGGAAAGCGCCGTGATCGCCTACATTTCCGCCAAGCTGACGGCAGCGGGGAAAGACCCCACCAAGGCGGTATCGGTCTTCCATACGATCCGCCACCCTGACAGGGGCATGCTCATCTTCGACCGTGCCTCCAAGACGTGGAAAGGAGTCAACTATGTCGCCGCAGAATAA
- a CDS encoding DUF3102 domain-containing protein → MTAPKTKPVSLEILPAVATDGGIVLSIDLALAINAAFTKAQTLAGSAREKAQHAIVAAIDCGRLLERQKSSLPHGAWTDWLAVNCPEISGRTAQRYIRLSKTTHVSFFNDAHSLRQAYLATGVLPEPAPREAVQPDANTPVIQFTKGLDQFRRWYHRRTDDTPLAKWTPEARRLLRQELTWFKNLYDDLAA, encoded by the coding sequence ATGACCGCGCCCAAAACTAAACCTGTCTCACTCGAAATCCTTCCCGCCGTAGCTACCGACGGGGGGATTGTTCTCTCCATCGACCTCGCGCTGGCGATCAATGCCGCCTTCACCAAGGCCCAAACCCTTGCTGGTTCGGCCCGAGAAAAGGCCCAGCACGCCATCGTTGCGGCCATCGACTGCGGGCGGTTACTCGAACGACAAAAGAGCAGTTTGCCCCATGGGGCTTGGACGGATTGGCTTGCCGTGAATTGTCCCGAAATCTCGGGACGAACGGCCCAACGCTACATTCGATTATCAAAAACGACACATGTGTCGTTTTTCAATGATGCCCACTCGTTGCGTCAGGCTTACCTCGCAACGGGGGTATTACCCGAACCGGCTCCACGCGAAGCCGTCCAGCCCGATGCGAATACACCGGTCATCCAATTCACGAAAGGGCTGGATCAGTTCCGGCGCTGGTACCACCGCCGCACCGACGACACCCCGCTGGCCAAGTGGACCCCCGAAGCACGCCGCCTGCTCCGGCAAGAACTCACCTGGTTCAAGAACCTCTACGACGACCTTGCGGCCTAA
- a CDS encoding AbrB/MazE/SpoVT family DNA-binding domain-containing protein codes for MTLTLPISKRGGLTLPPALRRKLGLDGLDSPLVIVEERDGGLFLQAAAAVPVRDIPREKLARWISRDEAEMATFTRAGKAKSKK; via the coding sequence ATGACGCTTACACTTCCCATTAGCAAACGCGGTGGCCTCACCCTTCCTCCCGCTCTCCGCCGTAAGCTGGGGCTTGATGGTCTCGACAGCCCCCTGGTGATCGTCGAGGAACGGGACGGGGGGCTTTTTCTGCAAGCCGCCGCCGCCGTCCCGGTGCGTGACATACCCCGTGAAAAACTAGCCCGCTGGATCTCACGTGATGAAGCCGAAATGGCCACCTTCACTCGCGCAGGGAAAGCCAAGTCAAAGAAGTGA
- a CDS encoding PIN domain-containing protein, whose amino-acid sequence MKLFIDTSVLLAAAGSAKGASRYLFTHAETNGWELLSSLYCVEETDRNARKLGPKALPYWRSSLLPRLTLVPIELAYDKVLVFPKSKDRPVLLSALGAEADALLTLDEADFQKVIGSQVYSLQVRSPGQFLIDQREAGLL is encoded by the coding sequence GTGAAACTTTTCATTGATACCAGCGTCCTGCTGGCGGCCGCAGGTTCGGCCAAGGGGGCCTCGCGTTACCTGTTTACCCACGCCGAAACCAATGGGTGGGAGTTGCTCTCATCGCTTTATTGCGTCGAGGAGACGGACCGCAACGCCCGCAAGCTCGGCCCCAAAGCCTTGCCGTATTGGCGTTCATCGCTCCTCCCTCGGCTCACCCTTGTCCCCATCGAGCTCGCCTACGACAAGGTACTGGTTTTCCCCAAATCCAAAGATCGCCCCGTCCTGCTTTCCGCCTTGGGTGCCGAGGCTGACGCTTTACTCACGCTCGACGAAGCCGATTTCCAGAAGGTAATCGGGTCGCAGGTTTACAGTCTCCAAGTTCGCAGTCCTGGCCAATTCCTGATCGACCAGCGCGAAGCAGGCCTCCTCTGA
- a CDS encoding DUF935 family protein, whose protein sequence is MSPSPIIRPSARDFEPQLFGRSLSPDAIGELLDAGARGDLAAQSDLFNLMEDTWPRLRANLQKLKNAIRKLPLNVQPYTPKNGKPSATAQEKAAFVESALHLQRGYVDTTRAPLGSAVYELMDAVARGLSVVEIDWANDTTGYVVPVGFRRVPTRYLGIDNDGTLALRLNGNNVANSDRKLTPFAKHPGKFLTGIFQSKSGALGEAAQLRALAPLWLGHMLGWEWLVQKAELFGTPLRWANYPTTATQLEIDAITSALRNMGTASWGAFPQGTNLQIMQGTTPGVSGPNDPSERLMGIADRACDIMLLGQNLSVEHNGEGSRAATEVHREVELDLFETYAEYIVSILNDQLIPQLIAQNWGTADEVPFVEVEITRPEREQEMATRDKTLFVDMGLPVSLQYLYERHKVPSPAPSEALFQPAKPTAPSVPAASAPNTTKACGCGCGAPIDATSESAASLAGRQAAAVAAFPQELAQAEAAGDYLVWDAILDGRTTEVCLGRHGHRWGDGWFSPPPAHYNCRSSLIRVSKADYQPPK, encoded by the coding sequence ATGTCCCCATCTCCCATCATCCGCCCCTCCGCCCGCGACTTTGAGCCGCAACTCTTCGGCCGCAGCCTCTCTCCCGACGCCATTGGCGAACTCCTCGACGCAGGCGCCCGTGGCGACCTCGCCGCCCAAAGCGATTTGTTTAACCTGATGGAAGACACCTGGCCACGCCTGCGCGCCAACCTGCAAAAACTCAAAAACGCCATCCGCAAGCTGCCCCTCAACGTCCAGCCCTACACTCCAAAGAACGGCAAACCGTCCGCCACAGCGCAGGAAAAAGCCGCCTTCGTCGAGTCGGCGTTACACCTGCAACGCGGTTATGTGGACACCACGCGCGCCCCTCTCGGTTCGGCTGTTTACGAACTGATGGACGCCGTTGCCCGCGGCCTCTCCGTCGTCGAAATCGACTGGGCCAACGACACCACCGGTTACGTGGTGCCGGTCGGCTTCCGCCGCGTGCCAACCCGTTACCTCGGCATCGACAATGACGGCACCCTCGCACTCCGCCTCAACGGGAACAACGTCGCCAATTCAGATCGGAAGCTCACCCCCTTCGCCAAACACCCCGGCAAATTCCTCACCGGAATTTTTCAGTCCAAATCCGGCGCCCTAGGTGAAGCCGCCCAACTCCGCGCTCTCGCTCCGCTCTGGCTCGGTCATATGCTCGGTTGGGAATGGCTCGTCCAAAAGGCCGAACTCTTCGGCACGCCGCTACGCTGGGCCAACTACCCAACGACCGCCACCCAGCTTGAAATCGACGCCATCACCTCGGCGCTCCGTAACATGGGCACCGCTTCATGGGGTGCGTTCCCGCAGGGCACCAACCTGCAAATCATGCAGGGCACCACGCCGGGCGTGTCCGGTCCCAACGACCCGAGCGAACGCTTGATGGGCATCGCTGACCGCGCCTGCGACATCATGCTTTTAGGCCAAAACCTATCCGTTGAACACAACGGCGAAGGCAGTCGCGCCGCAACCGAGGTGCACCGCGAAGTGGAGTTGGATCTCTTCGAGACCTACGCCGAATACATCGTCTCGATTCTCAATGACCAACTCATCCCCCAACTGATCGCCCAAAACTGGGGCACCGCCGACGAAGTCCCTTTCGTCGAAGTCGAAATCACCCGCCCCGAGCGTGAGCAGGAAATGGCCACCCGCGACAAAACCCTGTTTGTGGACATGGGCCTGCCCGTCTCCCTGCAATACCTCTACGAACGCCACAAAGTCCCGTCGCCCGCCCCGAGCGAGGCCCTGTTTCAACCGGCCAAACCCACCGCCCCATCAGTGCCAGCGGCCTCCGCGCCCAACACCACCAAGGCCTGCGGTTGCGGGTGTGGTGCGCCCATCGATGCCACCAGCGAATCAGCAGCATCCCTCGCCGGTCGCCAAGCCGCCGCTGTGGCAGCCTTCCCCCAAGAACTAGCCCAAGCCGAAGCCGCCGGTGATTATCTGGTTTGGGATGCCATCCTCGACGGCCGCACCACCGAAGTGTGTCTCGGTCGACACGGCCACCGCTGGGGCGACGGCTGGTTTTCGCCACCGCCCGCCCACTACAACTGCCGCAGCTCGCTGATTCGGGTCTCCAAGGCCGACTACCAGCCGCCCAAGTGA
- a CDS encoding ASCH domain-containing protein — translation MNPTALLISVKPRYADAIFSGSKTVELRRVRPRVVSGDLVMVYVSSPRCSLEGAFEVAEVIEASPAQLWKKMSTETGITREEFDVYYSGREIGYGIRIRKAWKLVPVSLARLRASKLRPPQSYHYVRRDHPAFAKAGKWIRTAR, via the coding sequence ATGAACCCCACCGCACTGCTGATATCGGTCAAACCTCGTTACGCGGATGCTATTTTCAGCGGATCCAAGACGGTCGAACTACGTCGTGTTCGACCGCGTGTTGTTAGCGGTGATCTTGTGATGGTGTATGTCAGTTCCCCTCGATGCTCGTTGGAGGGTGCATTCGAGGTCGCCGAAGTAATCGAAGCTTCTCCCGCTCAACTCTGGAAGAAGATGTCTACTGAAACCGGCATTACGCGGGAGGAATTTGATGTGTATTACTCCGGACGTGAGATCGGCTATGGCATCCGGATCAGGAAAGCGTGGAAACTTGTGCCGGTGTCATTGGCGCGACTTCGAGCATCAAAACTACGTCCGCCCCAAAGCTATCATTATGTACGGAGGGATCATCCGGCTTTTGCCAAGGCAGGTAAATGGATCAGGACGGCACGATAG